The Lactuca sativa cultivar Salinas chromosome 2, Lsat_Salinas_v11, whole genome shotgun sequence genome includes a window with the following:
- the LOC128132493 gene encoding zinc finger BED domain-containing protein RICESLEEPER 2-like: MVIYNILLRNKEKYGLVVSRLQLVIKSYIQEVGLMDVEIATFLMQKPSDVPKESPKDFKKLKPGKNFKEGFNSMDDGGSTTNLLSPNKGMGVVIGVRIDNPSSQSVHGMDHITTPNEETTSQIPNENESVREKNNETDEDEVQLTRKRKKTSKVWDDFVVVTLRDGKKKAECKHCKSRLAITGSGPTSSYKRHLNSCIPHKQSLKNQQILNFQPSGCDVDFVPPLIGPDTKYDENKMREAIANWILSTEQPFATVEDVMFVKMMKTATPLFEKLSRVTITSDCFKVYEHEKKRLKALTKAASKISLTTDCWKSSHQKIEYMVITAHFKRVLSFVHVPPPRTAVDIADGIYKCLQEWEIKDKIFTISVDNAAYNDKALRRLKETFSPVRKLSCGGRLFHIRCCAHILNLLVKDGLAIIDHIIGDVREGIKYINNSEGRRLNFSKAAHQMQIRDRKLMLDVPTRWNSTLKYAEYEPYFHHLPTDEDWENVQSVCEILKVFKVCTNIISVSDYPTANLYLIEVFRVKQTLDKGSLSTNDFIRDMVKKMKEKFDKYWGECHLVMAIASVLDPRFKMKLVEFCFPTLYQNSDENIKEVKNALYEMYSEYLEMHDTLVRESATHGSEHERNVLGLNEGTSLGSGWEAFGEFIKTADLERPEKSELDMYLEEGVYREKGQTGMESFNALEWWNVHKLKYRVLSLMARDVLAIPISTVASEATFSAGGRVIDPYRASLGSDTVQMLICGGDWIRQVHGVKKKLKKEEFPIEVLLPEVNTKFCVSEE; encoded by the exons atggTTATATACAACATTCTGCTGAGAAACAAGGAGAAGTACGGACTTGTAGTGTCCCGTCTTCAACTTGTGATCAAATCTTATATTCAAGAAGTTGGATTGATGGATGTGGAGATTGCCACTTTTTTGATGCAAAAACCAAGTGATGTTCCGAAGGAATCTCCAAAAGACTTTAAGAAGCTCAAGCCAGGAAAAAATTTCAAGGAAGGATTTA ATTCAATGGATGATGGAGGGTCTACAACAAACCTATTAAGTCCAAACAAAGGAATGGGGGTTGTAATAGGTGTTAGGATTGATAATCCGTCATCACAATCAGTACATGGTATGGATCACATAACCACTCCAAATGAAGAAACAACTAGTCAAATCCCTAATGAAAATGAAAGTGTGAGAGAAAAAAATAACGAAACCGATGAAGATGAAGTACAATTAACGAGAAAACGGAAAAAAACATCAAAAGTATGGGACGACTTTGTTGTAGTTACACTCCGGGATGGTAAGAAAAAAGCCGAATGCAAACATTGTAAGTCAAGGTTGGCTATTACTGGTTCAGGTCCTACATCATCATATAAAAGACACCTAAACAGTTGCATCCCCCATAAACAATCGCTAAAAAACCAACAAATACTAAATTTTCAACCTAGTGGGTGTGATGTGGATTTTGTGCCACCATTGATCGGACCGGATACAAAATATGATGAAAACAAGATGAGGGAGGCCATAGCTAATTGGATACTAAGTACTGAGCAACCGTTTGCTACTGTGGAAGATgtaatgtttgtgaaaatgatgaaGACAGCTACTCCATTGTTTGAGAAATTAAGCAGAGTTACAATTACGTCGGACTGTTTTAAGGTATACGAGCATGAGAAGAAAAGGTTGAAAGCCCTTACAAAAGCTGCCTCTAAAATCAGTTTAACAACTGATTGTTGGAAGTCCTCGCATCAGAAAATTGAGTATATGGTTATTACTGCACATTTT AAACGTGTATTAAGTTTTGTACATGTTCCTCCTCCTCGTACTGCGGTTGATATTGCCGATGGTATTTACAAGTGTTTGCAAGAGTGGGAAATTAAAGATAAGATTTTCACCATCTCAGTTGACAACGCAGCTTATAATGACAAAGCTTTAAGAAGATTGAAAGAAACTTTTTCGCCTGTAAGAAAACTTTCATGTGGTGGTAGATTGTTTCATATACGATGTTGCGCACACATATTGAATCTTCTAGTGAAAGATGGTCTTGCAATAATTGATCATATCATCGGTGATGTTCGTGAGGGTATAAAGTATATTAACAATTCGGAGGGTAGACGTCTAAATTTTTCAAAGGCTGCACATCAAATGCAAATACGTGATCGGAAGTTAATGCTTGATGTTCCAACACGATGGAATTCAACCTTAAA GTATGCAGAGTATGAACCATATTTTCATCACTTGCCAACTGACGAAGATTGGGAAAATGTTCAAAGCGTATGTGAAATTTTGAAGGTTTTTAAG GTGTGCACGAATATCATCTCGGTCAGTGATTATCCTACTGCTAATTTATATCTAATTGAAGTGTTTAGAGTGAAGCAAACTCTTGATAAAGGTTCATTATCTACAAATGATTTTATTCGTGATATGGTGAAGAAAATGAAGGAAAAGTTTGACAAGTATTGGGGTGAGTGTCACCTTGTAATGGCAATAGCTTCTGTGTTAGATCCACGGTTCAAGATGAAGTTGGTTGAATTTTGCTTTCCAACACTTTATCAAAATTCAGACGAGAACATTAAAGAAGTGAAGAATGCACTTTATGAAATGTATTCGGAGTATTTAGAGATGCATGACACATTAGTTAGGGAATCTGCAACACATGGAAGCGAACATGAAAGAAATGTTTTAGGGTTGAATGAAGGTACATCACTTGGATCTGGATGGGAGGCATTTGGAGAGTTCATAAAGACTGCAGATTTGGAGAGACCAGAAAAGTCAGAGCTTGATATGTATTTAGAAGAAGGTGTTTATAGGGAGAAAGGACAAACAGGAATGGAATCATTTAATGCTTTAGAGTGGTGGAATGTGCACAAGTTAAAGTACCGTGTTTTATCATTGATGGCTAGAGATGTACTTGCAATCCCAATTTCTACGGTTGCATCTGAAGCAACTTTTAGTGCCGGCGGTAGAGTTATTGATCCATATCGAGCTTCATTGGGGTCCGACACGGTACAAATGTTGATTTGCGGAGGAGATTGGATTAGGCAAGTTCATGGAGTCAAGAAAAAATTAAag AAGGAGGAGTTTCCTATTGAGGTTTTACTGCCTGAGGTGAACACAAA GTTTTGTGTATCTGAGGAGTGA